Proteins encoded within one genomic window of Micromonospora halotolerans:
- the argC gene encoding N-acetyl-gamma-glutamyl-phosphate reductase, whose translation MGIRVAVAGASGYAGGELLRLLAGHPEFELVTATAHASAGRPVAAVHPQLAGLDLVLGATDPATLADADLVFLALPHGQSAALAAALPAAVKVVDLGADHRLRDADAWARYYGGDHAGAWTYGLPELPGQRAAIAAADRVASTGCYAVATTLALAPLIAAGAVLPTDVVVVAASGTSGAGRAAKPHLLGSEVMGDLSPYKVGAHQHVPEIKQATGATSLSFTPVLAPMPRGILATVTAVPTGAADPREVLAAAYADAPFVHLLPEGTWPHTAATAGGNSCHLQATVDADSGRVIVVSAIDNLGKGAAGQAVQNANLMVGLPETTGLPVFGVAP comes from the coding sequence ATGGGCATCCGGGTCGCGGTCGCCGGCGCGAGCGGCTACGCCGGCGGCGAGCTGCTTCGGCTGCTCGCCGGGCACCCCGAGTTCGAGCTGGTCACCGCCACCGCGCACGCCTCGGCCGGCCGGCCCGTCGCCGCCGTGCACCCGCAGCTCGCCGGGCTGGACCTGGTCCTCGGAGCGACCGACCCGGCCACCCTGGCCGACGCCGACCTGGTCTTCCTGGCCCTGCCGCACGGCCAGTCGGCGGCCCTCGCCGCGGCTCTGCCCGCCGCCGTCAAGGTGGTCGACCTCGGCGCGGACCACCGGCTGCGCGACGCCGACGCCTGGGCCCGCTACTACGGCGGCGACCACGCGGGCGCCTGGACCTACGGCCTTCCCGAGCTGCCCGGCCAGCGGGCGGCCATCGCGGCGGCCGACCGGGTCGCGAGCACCGGCTGCTACGCGGTCGCCACCACCCTGGCCCTCGCCCCGCTGATCGCCGCCGGCGCCGTCCTCCCCACCGACGTGGTGGTGGTGGCCGCCTCCGGCACCTCCGGCGCCGGCCGGGCCGCGAAGCCGCACCTGCTGGGCAGCGAGGTGATGGGCGACCTGTCGCCCTACAAGGTCGGCGCCCACCAGCACGTGCCGGAGATCAAGCAGGCCACCGGGGCGACCAGCCTCTCCTTCACCCCGGTCCTGGCCCCCATGCCGCGGGGCATCCTGGCCACCGTCACGGCCGTCCCGACCGGTGCGGCCGACCCGCGCGAGGTGCTCGCAGCGGCGTACGCCGACGCGCCCTTCGTGCACCTGCTGCCCGAGGGGACGTGGCCGCACACCGCCGCCACCGCCGGCGGCAACTCCTGCCACCTCCAGGCCACGGTCGACGCCGACTCCGGCCGCGTGATCGTGGTGAGCGCCATCGACAACCTGGGCAAGGGCGCGGCCGGCCAGGCCGTGCAGAACGCCAACCTGATGGTCGGCCTCCCCGAGACCACCGGACTGCCCGTGTTTGGAGTAGCCCCATGA
- a CDS encoding beta-1,3-glucanase family protein, with the protein MPTPRTLLRALLALALATTGAVAAASLARATGPALLPLTVTNATGRTEPTWLYVLGTDLATGRLGYVTAGGAFTPWPAGGLPPTPAPDVAVPGPATGASTVLRLPRNLSGRVYFSFGAKLKLFLTPDGLVQPAPWAAGDPNRDLLFDWSEFTYNDAGLWLNSSQVDMFAVPHAVSVTGATGTTRRTGQPVDDGRNRVIAAIRAQAGWSGAVQTRSDGTVLRVLAPGKAADAGLFSRTYLDPYIASAWQAYATRTLTVAPFTDQPAVRYYGRTSGDVMAFTDGGGRQVATFRRPSSADVWGCDGALAAPNDQVVGPIARTLCAALHRNTLGTLDLQPSGGPADFYRGALTNHYSRIVHGNMADGKAYGFAFDDVLNQESLVHDGDPRAAGITLSPFGPGGGPSPSPSPSTTATPGPFDATRYMRAGGALDPGTGAPGTVTVAAAGGNHDGTPTNPQVFTARGLTGRWTGGFTAFDLSVDAGTAVGDGVQVRISYDRTGDGGWDRVETYAYFATDPVPGWEHYRQTQGLRSATGALGDLTGGTVRVEVWNAIGGTPTTLGVGASSRIVLPYIG; encoded by the coding sequence GTGCCCACCCCCAGGACACTGCTGCGCGCCCTGCTCGCGCTCGCGCTGGCCACCACCGGCGCGGTGGCGGCCGCCTCGCTGGCCCGCGCCACCGGCCCCGCCCTGCTCCCGCTGACCGTCACCAACGCCACCGGTCGCACCGAGCCCACCTGGCTGTACGTCCTCGGCACCGACCTGGCCACCGGCCGGCTCGGCTACGTCACCGCCGGCGGCGCCTTCACCCCCTGGCCGGCCGGCGGCCTGCCACCCACCCCCGCACCGGACGTCGCCGTGCCCGGCCCGGCCACCGGGGCGAGCACCGTGCTGCGGCTGCCCCGCAACCTCTCCGGCCGGGTCTACTTCTCCTTCGGTGCCAAGCTGAAGCTCTTCCTCACCCCGGACGGCCTGGTCCAGCCCGCGCCCTGGGCGGCCGGCGACCCCAACCGGGACCTGCTGTTCGACTGGTCCGAGTTCACCTACAACGACGCCGGGCTCTGGCTCAACAGCTCCCAGGTGGACATGTTCGCCGTGCCGCACGCGGTGAGCGTCACCGGCGCCACCGGGACCACCCGGCGGACCGGCCAGCCGGTCGACGACGGGCGCAACCGGGTGATCGCGGCGATCCGCGCCCAGGCGGGCTGGAGCGGGGCCGTGCAGACCCGTTCCGACGGCACGGTGCTGCGGGTGCTCGCCCCCGGCAAGGCCGCCGACGCCGGGCTGTTCAGCCGCACCTACCTCGACCCCTACATCGCGTCGGCCTGGCAGGCGTACGCGACGCGGACGCTGACCGTGGCGCCCTTCACCGACCAGCCGGCCGTCCGCTACTACGGGCGGACCAGCGGGGACGTGATGGCCTTCACCGACGGCGGCGGCCGGCAGGTGGCCACGTTCCGCCGGCCGTCCAGCGCGGACGTGTGGGGCTGCGACGGCGCGCTTGCCGCCCCGAACGACCAGGTGGTCGGCCCGATCGCCCGGACCCTCTGCGCCGCGCTGCACCGCAACACGCTGGGCACCCTGGACCTGCAGCCCTCCGGCGGCCCGGCCGACTTCTACCGGGGCGCGCTGACCAACCACTACTCGCGGATCGTGCACGGCAACATGGCCGACGGGAAGGCGTACGGGTTCGCATTCGACGACGTGCTGAACCAGGAGTCGCTGGTGCACGACGGTGACCCGCGGGCAGCCGGCATCACGCTCAGCCCGTTCGGCCCCGGCGGCGGCCCCAGCCCCTCCCCCAGCCCGTCCACCACGGCCACCCCGGGCCCGTTCGACGCCACCCGCTACATGCGGGCCGGCGGCGCGCTCGACCCGGGCACCGGCGCGCCCGGCACCGTGACCGTGGCCGCGGCCGGGGGCAACCACGACGGCACGCCCACCAACCCGCAGGTCTTCACGGCCCGTGGCCTCACCGGCCGGTGGACCGGCGGGTTCACCGCCTTCGACCTCTCCGTCGACGCCGGCACGGCGGTGGGCGACGGGGTCCAGGTGCGGATCTCGTACGACCGGACCGGTGACGGCGGCTGGGACCGGGTGGAGACGTACGCCTACTTCGCCACCGACCCGGTGCCCGGCTGGGAGCACTACCGGCAGACCCAGGGGCTGCGCTCGGCCACCGGCGCCCTCGGCGACCTGACCGGCGGCACGGTGCGGGTCGAGGTGTGGAACGCCATCGGCGGCACCCCGACCACGCTGGGCGTCGGCGCCTCCTCCCGGATCGTGCTGCCGTACATCGGCTGA
- the pheT gene encoding phenylalanine--tRNA ligase subunit beta, with product MRVSVSWLREYVDLPADLPTGDLEQALVDLGIEVDSVVDLRETVTGPLVVGEVLEIEELTGFKKPIRYCKVDVGAANGTGEPQEIVCGARNFAPGDRVVVILPGGVLPGDFHIGARKTYGRTSAGMITSAKELGLGDDHSGIIVLPEDTKALPGDDARPVVGLDDVVVELEITPDRGYALSVRGLARELSHALGVPFRDPADIPAPGGTAEPAYPVDVRDTVGCDRFAARMVRGVDPTAQTPAWMSRRLGVAGVRSISLPVDITNYLMLELGQPMHAFDADRISGPLVVRRAEPGEKLTTLDGVTRTLVAEDMVICDDTGPISLAAVMGGETSEVVASTTDVLFEAAHWNPAMVGRTARRHKLFSEAAKRWERGVDPALPLVALEKAVRLLTEHAGGTVGAEILDLDHVPPRTPVALPVDLPSRRIGVAYPPERVVELLEQVGCAVTRGADRLGDDPGETGVAAAGGGAVLSVTPPSWRPDLTDPADLVEEVVRLDGYDRVPSVLPTAPPGRGLTAAQQRRRAVARSLAERGYVEVLAHPFVAPELADQLGMPADDPRRPAVRLANPLSEEEPLLRTTLLGPLLGILKRNIGRGQRDVAIYEMGTVFHPRPGAGAPPAMGVDRRPTDEEFARADAVVPDQPRHVAVALTGEMEPGGWWGAGRPAGWADAVEAGRTVLAAAGIPADRVAVRAAERAPWHPGRCAELLVDGTVVGYAGELHPNVVATLELPRRTSAMELNLDALPAAPVVSGPAVSTFPPALIDVALVVDESVPAAEVERALVEGAGPLLEDVRLFDVYASAQLGAGRRSLAYKLTFRAPDRTLAGEEAVAARDAAVAEAARRFGATLRGA from the coding sequence ATGCGAGTTTCTGTCAGTTGGCTGCGGGAGTACGTCGACCTCCCGGCCGACCTGCCCACCGGCGACCTGGAGCAGGCGCTGGTCGACCTCGGCATCGAGGTCGACTCCGTGGTGGACCTGCGGGAGACCGTCACCGGCCCGCTGGTGGTCGGCGAGGTGCTGGAGATCGAGGAGCTGACCGGCTTCAAGAAGCCGATCCGCTACTGCAAGGTGGACGTCGGCGCCGCCAACGGCACCGGCGAGCCGCAGGAGATCGTCTGCGGGGCGCGCAACTTCGCCCCGGGCGACCGGGTCGTGGTGATCCTCCCCGGCGGCGTGCTGCCCGGCGACTTCCACATCGGTGCGCGCAAGACCTACGGGCGCACCTCCGCCGGCATGATCACCTCCGCGAAGGAGCTGGGCCTGGGCGACGACCACTCGGGCATCATCGTGCTGCCCGAGGACACCAAGGCCTTGCCCGGCGACGACGCCCGCCCGGTGGTCGGCCTCGACGACGTCGTGGTCGAGCTGGAGATCACCCCGGACCGCGGGTACGCGCTCAGCGTCCGGGGTCTCGCCCGCGAGCTGTCGCACGCCCTCGGGGTGCCGTTCCGCGACCCGGCCGACATCCCCGCCCCGGGCGGGACCGCCGAGCCGGCGTACCCGGTCGACGTGCGGGACACCGTCGGCTGCGACCGGTTCGCCGCCCGGATGGTCCGCGGCGTCGACCCGACCGCGCAGACGCCGGCCTGGATGTCCCGGCGGCTCGGCGTGGCCGGCGTCCGCAGCATCTCCCTGCCGGTCGACATCACCAACTACCTGATGCTCGAACTCGGCCAGCCGATGCACGCGTTCGACGCCGACCGGATCAGCGGCCCGCTGGTGGTCCGCCGGGCCGAGCCGGGGGAGAAGCTGACCACGCTGGACGGTGTCACCCGCACGCTGGTCGCCGAGGACATGGTGATCTGCGACGACACCGGGCCGATCTCGCTCGCGGCCGTGATGGGGGGCGAGACCAGCGAGGTCGTCGCCTCCACCACGGACGTGCTCTTCGAGGCGGCGCACTGGAACCCGGCCATGGTCGGGCGCACCGCGCGGCGGCACAAGCTGTTCAGCGAGGCGGCCAAGCGCTGGGAGCGGGGCGTCGACCCGGCGCTGCCGTTGGTCGCGCTGGAGAAGGCCGTCCGGCTGCTCACCGAGCACGCCGGCGGCACCGTCGGCGCCGAGATCCTCGACCTCGACCACGTCCCGCCGCGTACCCCGGTGGCCCTGCCGGTGGACCTGCCGTCGCGCCGGATCGGCGTGGCGTACCCGCCGGAGCGGGTGGTGGAGCTGCTGGAGCAGGTCGGCTGCGCGGTCACCCGCGGCGCCGACCGGCTCGGCGACGACCCGGGCGAGACCGGCGTCGCCGCCGCGGGCGGCGGTGCCGTGCTGAGCGTCACCCCGCCGAGCTGGCGGCCCGACCTCACCGACCCGGCCGACCTGGTCGAGGAGGTGGTCCGCCTCGACGGCTACGACCGGGTGCCGTCGGTGCTGCCCACCGCGCCCCCCGGCCGTGGCCTCACCGCGGCGCAGCAGCGCCGCCGGGCCGTCGCCCGGTCGCTCGCCGAGCGCGGCTACGTCGAGGTCCTGGCGCACCCGTTCGTCGCCCCGGAGCTGGCCGACCAGCTCGGCATGCCGGCCGACGACCCGCGCCGCCCCGCCGTGCGGCTGGCCAACCCGCTGTCCGAGGAGGAGCCGCTGCTGCGCACCACGCTGCTCGGCCCGCTGCTCGGCATCCTGAAGCGCAACATCGGCCGGGGCCAGCGGGACGTGGCGATCTACGAGATGGGTACGGTGTTCCACCCGCGTCCCGGCGCCGGCGCCCCGCCGGCCATGGGCGTGGACCGGCGCCCGACCGACGAGGAGTTCGCCCGCGCCGACGCGGTGGTCCCGGATCAGCCGCGGCACGTCGCGGTGGCCCTCACCGGAGAGATGGAGCCGGGCGGCTGGTGGGGCGCGGGCCGCCCGGCCGGCTGGGCGGACGCCGTGGAGGCCGGCCGGACGGTGCTCGCGGCGGCCGGCATCCCGGCCGACCGGGTCGCCGTCCGGGCCGCCGAGCGCGCGCCCTGGCACCCCGGCCGCTGCGCCGAACTGCTGGTCGACGGCACGGTGGTCGGTTACGCCGGTGAGCTGCACCCGAACGTGGTGGCGACCCTGGAGCTGCCCCGGCGCACCAGCGCCATGGAGCTGAACCTGGACGCGCTGCCCGCCGCGCCGGTGGTGTCCGGCCCGGCCGTCTCCACCTTCCCGCCCGCCCTCATCGACGTGGCGCTCGTGGTGGACGAGTCGGTCCCGGCCGCCGAGGTGGAGCGGGCCCTCGTCGAGGGGGCCGGCCCGCTGCTGGAGGACGTCCGGCTCTTCGACGTCTACGCGTCCGCGCAGCTCGGCGCGGGCCGCCGGTCGCTGGCGTACAAGCTGACGTTCCGGGCCCCGGACCGCACCCTCGCGGGCGAGGAGGCGGTGGCCGCGCGGGACGCGGCGGTGGCCGAGGCGGCCCGCCGCTTCGGCGCCACCCTGCGCGGCGCCTGA
- the pheS gene encoding phenylalanine--tRNA ligase subunit alpha, which yields MSYRNDPYDPKQVALLDPDALAAAVADAEKAFAAAAEPDALTALRPAHLGDRSPVSLARREIGALPPAAKSDAGKRVNEARRAIETAYAARQEILEREQAERVLVEERVDVTLPYDRRPRGARHPLSTLMEQISDLFVGMGYEVAEGPEVELEWTNFDALNIPADHPARGLMDTFHIAPQAGADSSGLVLRTHTSPVQARTMLTRKPPIYVVVPGRVYRTDELDATHAPVFHQVEGLVVDKGITMAHLRGTLDHFARAMFGEGAKTRFRPHYFPFTEPSAEFDVWFPEHRDGPQWVEWGGCGMVNPRVLRACGIDPEVYSGFAFGMGIDRTVMFRHGVSDMRDMAEGDVRFTRAFGV from the coding sequence ATGAGCTACCGCAACGATCCGTACGACCCGAAGCAGGTCGCCCTGCTCGACCCGGACGCCCTGGCCGCGGCCGTGGCCGACGCCGAGAAGGCGTTCGCCGCCGCCGCCGAACCGGACGCGCTGACCGCGCTGCGCCCCGCGCACCTCGGGGACCGGTCCCCGGTGTCGCTGGCGCGCCGGGAGATCGGCGCGCTGCCGCCGGCCGCGAAGTCCGACGCCGGCAAGCGGGTCAACGAGGCCCGCCGCGCCATCGAGACCGCGTACGCGGCCCGGCAGGAGATCCTGGAGCGCGAGCAGGCCGAGCGGGTGCTGGTCGAGGAGCGGGTCGACGTGACCCTGCCCTACGACCGGCGTCCGCGCGGCGCCCGCCACCCGCTGAGCACCCTCATGGAGCAGATCAGCGACCTGTTCGTGGGGATGGGCTACGAGGTGGCCGAGGGCCCCGAGGTCGAGCTGGAGTGGACCAACTTCGACGCGCTGAACATCCCGGCCGACCACCCGGCGCGCGGCCTCATGGACACCTTCCACATCGCACCGCAGGCCGGCGCGGACAGCTCGGGCCTGGTGCTGCGTACCCACACCTCGCCGGTGCAGGCGCGCACCATGCTGACCCGCAAGCCGCCCATCTACGTGGTGGTGCCCGGGCGGGTCTACCGCACCGACGAACTGGACGCCACCCACGCCCCGGTCTTCCACCAGGTCGAGGGCCTCGTCGTCGACAAGGGCATCACCATGGCGCACCTGCGCGGCACGCTGGACCACTTCGCCCGGGCCATGTTCGGCGAGGGCGCGAAGACCCGGTTCCGGCCGCACTACTTCCCGTTCACCGAGCCGTCCGCCGAGTTCGACGTCTGGTTCCCGGAGCACCGGGACGGTCCGCAGTGGGTCGAGTGGGGCGGCTGCGGCATGGTGAACCCGCGGGTGCTGCGCGCCTGCGGCATCGACCCGGAGGTCTACTCCGGATTCGCCTTCGGCATGGGCATCGACCGGACCGTGATGTTCCGGCACGGGGTCAGCGACATGCGGGACATGGCCGAGGGCGACGTGCGGTTCACCCGCGCGTTCGGGGTCTGA
- a CDS encoding TrmH family RNA methyltransferase, which translates to MPSAPHGRRLDAVPGPFTPRTPRVVAARRLQRRRDREATGRFLAEGPQAVREALARAGTVVELFGTPAALDRHADLAALAARADVPVSEVTDEALAALAETVAPQGLVAVCRHLDVPLDDALARGPRLVAVLAEIRDPGNAGTVLRTADAAGAGAVIFAGDAVDPYNGKCVRASAGSLFHVDVVRATDPVAVVAALRSAGLTVLATTGYGDSDLDDLTDAGRLAAPTAWLFGSEAHGLPEELTAAADARVRVPLHGRAESLNLAAAAAVCLYASARALRRPAGRRGHTAGESAG; encoded by the coding sequence ATGCCGTCAGCACCGCACGGGAGGCGCCTCGACGCTGTTCCCGGCCCGTTCACCCCGCGTACCCCGCGGGTGGTCGCCGCCCGCCGGCTCCAGCGCCGGCGGGACCGGGAGGCCACCGGCCGGTTCCTGGCCGAGGGGCCGCAGGCCGTCCGCGAGGCGCTCGCCCGCGCCGGCACCGTGGTCGAGCTGTTCGGCACCCCGGCGGCCCTGGACCGGCACGCCGACCTCGCCGCGCTCGCCGCCCGGGCCGACGTGCCGGTCTCCGAGGTCACCGACGAGGCTCTCGCCGCGCTCGCCGAGACCGTCGCCCCGCAGGGCCTGGTCGCGGTCTGCCGGCACCTCGACGTACCCCTGGACGACGCCCTGGCGCGCGGACCGCGCCTGGTCGCGGTGCTCGCCGAGATCCGTGACCCCGGCAACGCGGGGACCGTGCTGCGCACCGCCGACGCGGCCGGCGCGGGCGCGGTGATCTTCGCCGGTGACGCCGTCGACCCCTACAACGGCAAGTGCGTGCGGGCCTCCGCCGGCAGCCTGTTCCACGTCGACGTGGTCCGCGCCACCGACCCGGTCGCCGTGGTCGCGGCGCTGCGGTCCGCCGGGCTCACCGTCCTGGCCACGACCGGGTACGGCGACAGCGACCTCGACGACCTCACCGACGCCGGCCGGCTGGCCGCACCGACCGCCTGGCTCTTCGGTTCCGAGGCGCACGGGCTGCCCGAGGAGCTGACCGCCGCGGCCGACGCCCGGGTCCGGGTGCCGCTGCACGGGCGCGCCGAGAGCCTGAACCTGGCTGCGGCCGCGGCCGTCTGCCTGTACGCTTCAGCGAGAGCTCTGCGCCGACCCGCGGGTCGGCGCGGCCACACAGCAGGGGAGTCAGCCGGATGA
- the rplT gene encoding 50S ribosomal protein L20 encodes MARVKRAVNAQKKRRTLLETASGYRGQRSRLYRKAKEQVLHSMQYAYRDRRDRKGDFRQLWIQRINAGARANGMTYNRLIQGLRLAGIEVDRKILADLAVNDAAAFAAIVELARAAVAAEGTGGAAAQAA; translated from the coding sequence ATGGCACGCGTCAAGCGGGCTGTGAACGCCCAGAAGAAGCGTCGTACCCTGCTGGAGACCGCGAGCGGCTACCGCGGTCAGCGCTCCCGGCTCTACCGCAAGGCCAAGGAGCAGGTGCTGCACTCGATGCAGTACGCCTACCGGGACCGCCGCGACCGCAAGGGCGACTTCCGGCAGCTCTGGATCCAGCGGATCAACGCTGGCGCCCGGGCCAACGGCATGACCTACAACCGGCTGATCCAGGGCCTGCGCCTGGCCGGCATCGAGGTCGACCGCAAGATCCTGGCCGACCTGGCCGTCAACGACGCCGCGGCGTTCGCCGCGATCGTCGAGCTGGCCCGCGCCGCCGTGGCGGCCGAGGGCACCGGTGGCGCCGCGGCCCAGGCCGCCTGA
- the rpmI gene encoding 50S ribosomal protein L35, whose amino-acid sequence MPKMKSHTGMGKRVKVTGRGKIVAQQAGLRHKLEKKPSTHTRRLTGTVELAKADVKRIKKLLGR is encoded by the coding sequence ATGCCGAAGATGAAGAGCCACACGGGTATGGGCAAGCGGGTCAAGGTGACCGGCCGGGGCAAGATCGTCGCCCAGCAGGCCGGCCTCCGCCACAAGCTGGAGAAGAAGCCCTCCACCCACACCCGCCGGCTGACCGGCACGGTCGAGCTGGCCAAGGCTGACGTCAAGCGCATCAAGAAGCTGCTCGGCCGCTGA
- the infC gene encoding translation initiation factor IF-3 — translation MNEQIRAREVRLVGPEGEQVGIVPLERALQLAADVDLDLVEVAPMARPPVCKLMDFGKFKYESALKAREARRNQQQTVIKEMKLRPKIDPHDYETKKGHVVRFLKAGDKVKVTIMFRGREQSRPELGYRLLRRLESEITDLGYVEAAPKQDGRNMIMVLAPHRAVKASAVAATASRGGPRDRAAEESTAPAGGETPAAGETAAAGETGTTADTSGQ, via the coding sequence GTGAACGAACAGATCCGGGCACGTGAGGTCCGACTGGTCGGCCCTGAGGGTGAGCAGGTGGGCATCGTCCCGCTGGAGCGCGCCCTGCAGCTGGCCGCGGACGTCGACCTGGACCTGGTCGAGGTTGCGCCGATGGCGCGCCCGCCGGTGTGCAAGCTCATGGACTTCGGCAAGTTCAAGTACGAGAGCGCACTCAAGGCGCGCGAAGCGCGGCGTAACCAGCAGCAGACCGTCATCAAGGAGATGAAGCTCCGGCCGAAGATCGACCCGCACGACTACGAGACCAAGAAGGGTCACGTGGTGCGGTTCCTCAAGGCGGGCGACAAGGTCAAGGTGACGATCATGTTCCGCGGTCGCGAGCAGAGCCGCCCGGAGCTGGGTTACCGGCTCCTGCGTCGGCTCGAGTCCGAGATCACGGACCTGGGATACGTCGAGGCCGCTCCGAAGCAGGACGGTCGAAACATGATCATGGTTCTCGCTCCGCACCGGGCCGTGAAGGCCTCCGCGGTCGCCGCCACGGCGTCCCGCGGCGGGCCCCGTGACCGGGCCGCGGAGGAGTCGACCGCCCCGGCAGGTGGCGAGACCCCGGCGGCCGGCGAGACCGCAGCAGCCGGCGAGACCGGCACGACCGCTGACACCAGCGGCCAGTAA
- a CDS encoding PH domain-containing protein, producing the protein MSDSVVTVRPRRVRVVCWASAVTLLVVFSLVATSLSGATGDGYGSFQRGDQLAMVGLGVFGALGFLLFTRPRVVADARGVRIRNVISSYELPWEVIRGVRFDRGAPWASLELHDDDLLPMVALQAADKERAVEAVRALRRLHQAHLAALVGGPAAPR; encoded by the coding sequence GTGAGTGATTCAGTGGTGACCGTGCGGCCGCGGCGGGTCCGGGTGGTCTGCTGGGCGTCGGCCGTCACGCTGCTGGTGGTGTTCAGCCTGGTGGCCACCTCCCTGAGCGGGGCGACCGGCGACGGGTACGGCAGCTTCCAGCGGGGCGACCAGCTCGCCATGGTGGGGCTGGGCGTCTTCGGGGCCCTCGGCTTCCTGCTCTTCACCCGCCCCCGGGTGGTGGCCGATGCCCGGGGTGTCCGGATCCGCAACGTGATCAGCTCCTACGAGCTGCCCTGGGAGGTGATCCGCGGGGTCCGGTTCGACCGGGGCGCCCCGTGGGCCAGCCTGGAGCTGCACGACGACGACCTGCTGCCGATGGTCGCCCTGCAGGCCGCCGACAAGGAGCGCGCCGTCGAGGCGGTCCGCGCCCTGCGTCGCCTGCACCAGGCCCACCTGGCCGCCCTGGTCGGCGGCCCGGCCGCCCCTCGCTGA
- a CDS encoding DMT family transporter gives MRPLPVPAALAVVVLGGVASAAQGVVNAELGERAGDPLVGAMVNNLGGCLIVLLGLVAVPSMRAGLAGLRHSGLPWWAYLGGLGGAAIVVIGPFVVPALGVAVFTIAQVAGGSLGGLAVDRVGLAATGRLALTLPRVVGALLGIAAVTMAQLGRPVGDLAVGLVLLSVAGGLAVALQSALNGRVAAAIGPAAGLAVNFAVSTSVIAAVAALAGALATRPAWPTQWWLYVGGLFGVGIVLALLVGVRAAGVLRTGLALVAGQLGGALVLDVAVPGGAGVRLPVLAGAVLTGAAVVVAGGRRRRPVRVAAEPEPEPDGRLVP, from the coding sequence GTGAGGCCGCTGCCGGTCCCGGCCGCCCTGGCCGTGGTCGTCCTGGGCGGGGTGGCCTCGGCCGCGCAGGGCGTGGTCAACGCCGAGCTGGGGGAGCGGGCCGGCGACCCTCTCGTGGGCGCCATGGTCAACAACCTCGGCGGTTGCCTCATCGTGCTGCTCGGGCTGGTCGCCGTCCCGTCCATGCGCGCCGGGCTGGCCGGCCTGCGCCACTCCGGCCTGCCCTGGTGGGCCTACCTGGGCGGGCTGGGTGGCGCCGCCATCGTGGTGATCGGCCCGTTCGTGGTGCCGGCGCTCGGGGTGGCGGTCTTCACGATCGCCCAGGTGGCCGGGGGCAGCCTCGGCGGGCTGGCCGTCGACCGGGTCGGCCTGGCCGCGACCGGCCGGCTGGCGCTCACCCTGCCCCGGGTCGTCGGGGCGCTGCTCGGGATCGCCGCGGTGACCATGGCCCAGCTCGGCCGGCCGGTCGGCGACCTGGCGGTCGGTCTGGTGCTGCTCTCGGTGGCCGGCGGCCTGGCGGTGGCGCTGCAGTCCGCGCTCAACGGTCGGGTCGCCGCGGCGATCGGTCCGGCCGCCGGGCTGGCGGTGAACTTCGCGGTCAGCACCTCGGTGATCGCCGCGGTGGCGGCGCTGGCCGGGGCGCTGGCCACCCGCCCGGCGTGGCCCACCCAGTGGTGGCTCTACGTCGGCGGCCTGTTCGGTGTCGGCATCGTGCTCGCCCTGCTGGTCGGCGTCCGGGCCGCCGGGGTGCTGCGCACCGGCCTGGCGCTGGTGGCCGGCCAGCTCGGCGGCGCCCTGGTGCTGGACGTGGCGGTGCCCGGCGGGGCCGGGGTGCGGCTGCCGGTGCTGGCCGGGGCGGTGCTCACCGGGGCGGCGGTGGTCGTGGCCGGGGGGCGGCGCCGCCGCCCGGTCCGTGTGGCGGCGGAACCCGAGCCCGAGCCGGATGGCAGACTGGTTCCGTGA